A single window of Sphingobacterium sp. ML3W DNA harbors:
- a CDS encoding LytR/AlgR family response regulator transcription factor translates to MARIFIVEDEVGIREELIFLVGARSEDHIVGTCGSIKEAMLLIPLAAPDILLMDIELSDGQSFEILKDLPETPFQVIFITAYEHYALRAIKAGTLDYLLKPIKEKELYDALDKANGQPTILHAEQKEILFNKQSTMLVLKTLNETYFVRHSDILYCKGDGGYTTFFLQDGREITTSTTLKEYEMLLPETMFLRVHKSYLIRLNQIVSYHHDGLVILQSGIRIPVSMRKKDLLMQKMIYRNDQ, encoded by the coding sequence ATGGCTAGGATTTTTATAGTTGAAGATGAAGTGGGTATACGCGAGGAGTTGATATTTCTTGTGGGAGCACGTTCCGAAGATCATATTGTAGGTACCTGCGGCTCGATAAAAGAAGCAATGTTGCTCATTCCATTGGCAGCACCTGATATTTTATTGATGGATATTGAATTATCTGACGGCCAAAGTTTCGAAATTCTAAAAGACCTTCCTGAGACACCTTTTCAGGTGATTTTTATAACTGCTTATGAGCATTATGCACTACGTGCCATAAAAGCGGGAACATTGGATTATTTATTGAAGCCGATTAAAGAAAAGGAATTGTATGATGCTCTAGATAAAGCCAATGGGCAACCTACTATTTTGCATGCAGAACAAAAAGAAATTCTCTTCAATAAGCAATCTACAATGTTGGTATTGAAAACGCTTAACGAAACGTATTTTGTACGCCATTCCGATATTTTATATTGTAAGGGAGATGGAGGGTATACAACATTCTTTCTTCAGGATGGTAGAGAGATTACCACAAGTACTACACTCAAAGAATATGAAATGTTGTTGCCCGAAACGATGTTTCTAAGAGTCCATAAGTCGTATTTAATTCGTTTAAATCAAATTGTTTCCTACCACCACGACGGATTAGTCATATTACAAAGTGGCATACGCATACCAGTATCTATGCGCAAAAAAGACCTACTAATGCAGAAAATGATATATAGAAATGACCAATAA
- the mobC gene encoding conjugal transfer protein MobC — translation MMQGEDDLRGLAKIMAFMRAVSILLVLMHLYWFCYGFFLERGWTLEVINKILSNFQRTAGLFSHTLYTKVFALVLLALSCLGTKGVKNEKITWSKIYVALGIGFVLFFLNASLLKLSLNTATFLYILTAALGYIALMVAGVWMSRLLRTNLMDDVFNNENESFQQETKLMENEYSVNLPTKFYYKSKWNSGWINIVNPFRATIVLGTPGSGKSYAIVNNYIRQQIEKGFSMYIYDFKFDDLSTIAYNHLLKHGDKYKVQPKFYVINFDDPRKSHRCNPLNPDFMTDISDAYEAAYTIMLNLNRSWIQKQGDFFVESPIILLAAIIWYLKIYEDGKYCTFPHAIELLNKKYSDVFTILTSYPDLENYLSPFMDAWQSGAQDQLQGQIASAKIPLSRMISPQLYWVMTGDDFSLDINNPAAPKILCVGNNPDRQNIYSAALGLYNSRIVKLINKKGQLKSSVIIDELPTIYFRGLDNLIATARSNKVAVCLGFQDFSQLIRDYGDKEAKVIQNTVGNIFSGQVVGETAKSLSERFGKVLQKRQSMTINRNDKSTSISTQLDSLIPTSKISTLTQGMFVGSVSDNFDERIEQKIFHAEIVVDNEKVASETKAYQMIPEILSFIDRDGIDTMKQDIETNYRQIKKDIIQVIELELERIKNDPDLQHLVQHG, via the coding sequence ATAATGCAGGGAGAAGACGATTTGAGAGGGCTTGCCAAGATAATGGCATTTATGCGGGCAGTAAGTATTCTATTAGTACTGATGCACCTTTATTGGTTCTGCTACGGGTTCTTTTTAGAACGTGGTTGGACGTTAGAAGTAATCAACAAGATATTAAGCAATTTCCAACGGACGGCGGGTTTGTTTTCACATACTTTATATACCAAAGTATTCGCTTTGGTATTGCTGGCTTTGAGTTGTTTGGGAACCAAAGGCGTTAAGAACGAAAAAATAACCTGGTCTAAAATATATGTGGCTTTGGGTATTGGCTTCGTCCTGTTTTTTCTAAACGCATCTTTATTAAAGCTGTCATTAAATACCGCGACATTTCTTTATATCCTTACCGCCGCTTTAGGCTATATCGCTCTGATGGTCGCCGGAGTTTGGATGAGCCGACTACTCCGTACCAATCTGATGGACGATGTTTTCAATAACGAGAACGAGAGCTTTCAACAGGAGACCAAGTTGATGGAAAACGAATATTCCGTCAATCTGCCCACTAAATTCTATTACAAAAGCAAATGGAATAGCGGTTGGATAAATATCGTCAATCCTTTTCGGGCAACGATTGTCTTGGGAACTCCGGGTTCAGGAAAATCGTATGCCATCGTAAACAATTACATCAGGCAACAGATTGAGAAAGGTTTCAGTATGTACATCTACGATTTCAAGTTTGACGACCTTTCAACAATAGCATATAATCATTTATTAAAGCACGGAGATAAATACAAAGTTCAACCCAAATTCTACGTCATCAACTTTGACGACCCACGCAAGAGTCATCGTTGCAATCCGCTTAATCCAGATTTTATGACAGACATATCTGATGCTTATGAAGCGGCTTATACTATAATGCTGAACCTCAATCGGAGCTGGATACAGAAGCAAGGCGATTTCTTTGTGGAAAGTCCAATCATCTTATTAGCAGCAATTATATGGTATCTGAAAATCTATGAGGACGGCAAGTATTGTACATTCCCACACGCTATCGAATTGCTGAATAAAAAATATTCAGACGTATTTACTATTCTTACTTCATATCCCGATTTGGAAAATTATTTATCGCCCTTTATGGATGCGTGGCAAAGTGGCGCACAAGACCAATTACAGGGACAGATTGCATCTGCAAAAATTCCTTTGTCAAGAATGATTAGTCCACAGCTATATTGGGTTATGACAGGCGATGATTTTTCCTTAGACATCAATAACCCGGCAGCACCTAAAATTTTATGCGTGGGTAATAATCCCGACCGTCAAAATATTTATTCGGCAGCTTTGGGCTTGTACAATTCAAGAATTGTAAAGCTCATCAACAAAAAGGGGCAATTAAAGAGTTCAGTTATCATAGATGAGTTGCCAACAATATATTTTCGAGGATTGGATAATCTTATTGCAACTGCGAGAAGTAATAAGGTGGCAGTTTGTTTGGGTTTTCAGGACTTTTCGCAATTAATAAGGGATTACGGAGATAAGGAGGCAAAGGTTATCCAAAATACGGTAGGTAATATTTTCAGTGGCCAGGTTGTGGGAGAAACGGCAAAAAGTCTTTCGGAGCGTTTCGGAAAAGTATTGCAAAAAAGACAAAGTATGACGATTAACCGTAATGATAAATCTACTTCTATATCCACACAATTAGATAGTCTCATTCCTACATCTAAAATATCTACTTTAACACAGGGCATGTTCGTGGGATCTGTATCGGATAATTTTGATGAACGTATCGAGCAAAAGATTTTCCACGCAGAAATTGTTGTAGATAATGAAAAGGTTGCTTCCGAAACCAAAGCATATCAAATGATACCGGAAATTTTATCTTTTATCGATAGAGATGGAATTGATACTATGAAGCAGGACATAGAAACTAATTACAGGCAGATAAAAAAAGATATCATTCAGGTTATTGAATTGGAGCTTGAAAGAATCAAAAATGACCCTGATTTACAGCATTTGGTACAACATGGATAA